The following are encoded in a window of Pirellulales bacterium genomic DNA:
- a CDS encoding MFS transporter: MQTDGKATRIELLNFSTPQMRAFHMSWIAFFLCFFAWFGIAPLMAVVREEFELTKQQVGWCIIGSVSATIFARLLVGWMCDHFGPRVTYAGLLVLGSIPVMAIGLAHDFASFFVLRVLIGLIGASFVITQYHTSRMFATNCVGTANAMTAGWGNLGGGVTQLAMPLLLSLLVGTLGLTVATGWRVAMLLVGVLCAATGVAYYLLTEDTPEGNFRELRARGQLPIHQSTRGAWGEACRDGRVWALFLIYGACFGMELTIDNIAALYFLDYFDYFRQLDSAEALQWTGLIAATFGGMNLFMRAVGGWIADRCGHRWGFAGRVKWLFLALFGEGIFLMLFSQATSLLLAIPLMAVFAMFVKMSNGATYAVVPFINRRALGIVSGIVGAGGNAGAVALGFLFKSEGLDWPTALLIAGASVTCISFASLTITQRATSHEPAGVDRPAAEAASLA, from the coding sequence ATGCAGACCGACGGGAAAGCCACGCGCATCGAGTTGTTGAATTTCTCCACGCCACAGATGCGGGCCTTCCACATGTCGTGGATCGCCTTCTTCCTCTGCTTCTTCGCCTGGTTCGGGATCGCCCCGCTGATGGCCGTCGTGCGGGAGGAATTCGAGCTGACCAAGCAGCAGGTCGGCTGGTGCATCATCGGATCGGTGAGCGCGACGATCTTTGCACGGCTGCTCGTCGGTTGGATGTGCGATCACTTTGGGCCGCGGGTGACATATGCCGGGCTGTTGGTCCTAGGGTCGATTCCCGTGATGGCCATTGGGCTGGCCCACGACTTCGCGTCGTTCTTCGTGCTGCGCGTCCTGATCGGCTTGATCGGCGCGTCGTTCGTCATTACGCAATACCACACATCGCGAATGTTTGCCACGAACTGCGTGGGCACGGCCAATGCGATGACGGCCGGCTGGGGCAACCTAGGGGGCGGCGTCACGCAGTTGGCGATGCCGCTGTTGTTATCGTTGCTGGTCGGAACGCTGGGCTTGACCGTCGCCACGGGATGGCGCGTGGCGATGTTGCTGGTTGGAGTGCTCTGTGCCGCGACCGGCGTAGCGTATTACCTGCTGACGGAAGACACGCCGGAAGGGAATTTTCGCGAGCTACGGGCGCGGGGCCAACTGCCCATCCACCAGTCTACACGCGGCGCCTGGGGCGAAGCCTGCCGTGACGGCCGCGTGTGGGCGCTGTTCCTGATCTACGGCGCGTGCTTCGGTATGGAGCTGACGATCGACAATATCGCCGCGCTCTACTTTCTCGATTATTTCGATTATTTCCGCCAACTCGATTCGGCCGAGGCCTTGCAGTGGACCGGCCTGATTGCGGCAACATTTGGCGGGATGAACTTGTTCATGCGGGCCGTCGGGGGTTGGATCGCCGATCGTTGCGGCCACCGCTGGGGGTTTGCGGGCCGGGTGAAATGGCTCTTCCTGGCGCTCTTCGGCGAGGGCATCTTCCTGATGCTTTTTTCGCAAGCTACGTCGCTGCTGCTCGCCATTCCGCTGATGGCCGTGTTTGCGATGTTCGTCAAAATGTCCAACGGGGCGACCTATGCGGTCGTGCCCTTCATCAATCGACGCGCGTTGGGCATCGTCAGCGGGATCGTCGGCGCCGGCGGAAACGCCGGTGCCGTCGCGCTCGGATTCTTGTTCAAGAGTGAGGGGCTCGACTGGCCCACGGCCCTGTTGATCGCCGGGGCGTCCGTGACGTGCATCTCGTTCGCCAGCTTGACGATCACCCAGCGCGCGACGAGCCACGAACCGGCCGGTGTCGATCGCCCCGCGGCCGAAGCGGCTTCACTCGCCTAA
- a CDS encoding response regulator — protein MPPSSVAKPTVFVVDDDDQMRESLYVLLEMLGFAVQAFASPGLFLRHYRPEMSGCLILDIQMPRMSGVQLYEEMQAQGKHLPVIFITAHADVSTAVAAMKTGAIEFLEKPFDRATLLDCVQRALLRDAQLREREADFAALARKIAQLTPRDRETLDLVQQGLTNKAISGRLQITERAVEMRRASIMHKLGVRSLAELIELTSTHRLLTELRRIETRRG, from the coding sequence ATGCCGCCGAGCAGCGTCGCCAAGCCGACCGTGTTTGTGGTTGACGACGACGACCAGATGCGCGAGTCGCTCTACGTCTTGCTCGAGATGCTGGGCTTTGCCGTCCAGGCATTCGCGAGTCCCGGATTGTTTCTGCGGCACTATCGCCCGGAGATGTCCGGCTGCCTGATCCTCGACATTCAAATGCCACGGATGTCGGGCGTGCAGCTTTACGAGGAGATGCAGGCCCAAGGCAAGCACTTGCCCGTCATCTTCATTACGGCGCATGCCGATGTCTCGACCGCAGTTGCCGCGATGAAGACCGGCGCGATCGAGTTCCTCGAAAAGCCCTTCGATCGCGCGACGCTGCTCGATTGCGTGCAGCGAGCCCTGCTCCGGGATGCCCAATTGCGCGAGCGCGAGGCCGATTTCGCGGCCCTCGCCAGAAAGATTGCGCAGCTCACTCCCCGCGACCGCGAGACGCTCGACCTGGTGCAACAGGGCCTGACGAACAAGGCGATCTCAGGTCGCCTGCAGATCACCGAGCGTGCCGTCGAGATGCGCCGCGCTTCGATCATGCACAAACTGGGAGTGCGATCGCTGGCCGAGCTCATCGAGCTGACGTCGACGCACCGCCTCTTGACCGAGTTGCGACGCATCGAGACCCGGCGAGGGTAG
- a CDS encoding type IV pili methyl-accepting chemotaxis transducer N-terminal domain-containing protein, with protein MIVDSISSNLRAQALDKDDLVRRVSRRYLAVLAAILALVLADQAILQPLLARMNAFAPAINVAGRQRMLSQKIAKAALAQVMALDHRSQADLRAELRDAVAEWKAAHLALQHGDARRGIARLASPQIDHVWAEIEPHFDAMQTAATTLGSAAGASPEDSARAIDAVVTHEPVFLQLMDSQVSLFESLAGAELRRLRWCAAAVAAAIVALVIALGRLVIHPATQAIRGQVDELEQQVALRTRNLDNTLTALRVEAAERQAVEDRNRTLAAQLAHANRVETVGHLAAGLAHELNQPFAAIVNYTEACDLALERPLDEPARARLRELIERVRQASLRAGGIVRRMRDFVRPGAPSRTSVELIALLHEVVELCRPEAERGETSLSFVPPAGGELVVEVDAVQIQQVLVNLIQNSLHALAGNSPENRRIVLRIKPQPDSVQVDVVDNGPGLAGIDPNVLFAAFQTTKSDGLGIGLSICRSIVEQHQGTIWAQSLAPCGAQFSFVLPRIGQHAAEQRRQADRVCG; from the coding sequence ATGATTGTCGATTCCATTTCCTCGAACCTCCGCGCTCAGGCACTGGACAAGGACGACCTCGTTCGCCGTGTCAGCCGGCGGTATCTGGCCGTACTCGCCGCGATCCTGGCCCTGGTCCTGGCCGATCAGGCCATCCTGCAACCGTTGCTCGCTCGAATGAACGCCTTTGCACCGGCGATCAACGTGGCGGGCCGGCAGCGTATGCTCAGCCAGAAGATCGCCAAAGCCGCGCTGGCACAGGTCATGGCGCTGGACCACCGTTCCCAAGCCGACCTCCGCGCCGAACTCCGCGATGCGGTCGCCGAATGGAAGGCTGCCCACCTCGCATTGCAGCACGGTGACGCCCGGCGCGGCATCGCGCGTCTCGCATCACCCCAGATTGACCACGTATGGGCCGAGATCGAGCCGCACTTCGACGCGATGCAGACGGCCGCAACCACCCTAGGCAGCGCTGCGGGAGCGTCGCCTGAAGATTCGGCGCGAGCGATTGACGCGGTCGTCACCCACGAGCCGGTGTTTCTCCAACTCATGGACAGCCAGGTCTCGCTGTTCGAATCTCTGGCCGGGGCCGAGTTGCGCCGGCTGCGGTGGTGCGCTGCGGCGGTGGCCGCCGCGATCGTCGCCCTGGTGATTGCGCTGGGCCGGCTCGTCATACACCCGGCCACGCAGGCTATCCGCGGCCAGGTCGACGAACTCGAGCAGCAAGTCGCGCTGCGCACGCGCAATCTCGACAATACGCTCACCGCGCTGCGCGTCGAGGCCGCCGAACGCCAGGCCGTCGAAGACCGCAATCGGACGCTGGCCGCTCAGCTTGCCCATGCGAATCGAGTCGAAACCGTCGGCCACCTGGCGGCCGGCCTGGCCCACGAGCTCAACCAGCCTTTCGCGGCGATCGTCAACTACACCGAGGCCTGCGACCTGGCCCTCGAACGGCCGCTCGACGAACCAGCGCGGGCGAGGCTGCGCGAGTTGATCGAGCGCGTGCGGCAAGCGTCGCTTCGCGCGGGCGGCATCGTGCGGCGGATGCGCGATTTCGTCCGCCCCGGTGCGCCGTCGAGGACGTCGGTCGAGTTGATCGCGCTCCTGCACGAGGTCGTCGAGCTCTGCCGACCCGAGGCCGAGCGCGGCGAAACGAGTCTTTCGTTCGTTCCCCCTGCCGGCGGCGAGCTAGTCGTCGAGGTCGACGCGGTTCAGATCCAGCAGGTGCTCGTCAACCTGATTCAAAACTCGCTGCACGCCCTGGCCGGCAACTCACCGGAGAATCGTCGCATCGTGCTGCGCATCAAGCCGCAACCCGACTCAGTACAGGTGGACGTTGTCGACAATGGCCCTGGCCTCGCGGGCATCGATCCCAACGTCCTGTTCGCCGCGTTTCAAACAACCAAGTCTGACGGGCTGGGGATTGGCCTCTCGATATGCCGTTCGATTGTCGAACAGCATCAGGGAACAATCTGGGCCCAGTCGCTGGCGCCGTGCGGCGCCCAGTTTTCCTTCGTCCTCCCGCGAATAGGCCAACATGCCGCCGAGCAGCGTCGCCAAGCCGACCGTGTTTGTGGTTGA